The Winogradskyella schleiferi genome has a window encoding:
- a CDS encoding biotin--[acetyl-CoA-carboxylase] ligase: protein MYIIKLNAIDSTNSYLKDMVSVGLPSDYTVVVAETQKKGRGQMGAKWQAERGKNLTVSVFKRLSFLNINEQFYISMAVSLAIYKALNTFKIPQLRIKWPNDILSAEYKLCGILIENVIKNNILQGSIIGFGLNVNQKFFNNLPQASSMSLVSGVIYNKDEVLSEVLNQLKAYFEILESKNHIDIKSEYESLLFRKDKPSTFSDSKNESFPGIIKGITDSGQLQVWTEDEIVKTFDLKEIKLLY, encoded by the coding sequence ATGTATATAATCAAACTTAATGCCATTGACTCCACAAACAGCTATCTAAAGGATATGGTATCGGTTGGGTTACCTAGTGATTATACGGTTGTGGTGGCAGAAACGCAAAAAAAAGGGCGAGGGCAAATGGGTGCAAAATGGCAAGCAGAAAGGGGTAAAAACCTTACTGTAAGTGTGTTTAAGCGGTTAAGTTTTCTAAATATAAATGAGCAATTCTACATAAGTATGGCGGTTTCTTTGGCAATTTATAAGGCTCTAAATACTTTTAAAATACCTCAATTGCGTATTAAATGGCCTAACGACATTTTGTCAGCAGAGTATAAATTATGCGGAATTTTAATTGAAAATGTCATTAAGAACAACATTTTACAAGGCTCAATTATTGGCTTTGGACTAAATGTGAATCAGAAATTCTTCAACAATTTACCTCAAGCATCCTCTATGAGTTTAGTATCAGGCGTTATATATAATAAAGATGAAGTGCTTTCTGAAGTGTTGAATCAGTTGAAGGCATATTTTGAGATCTTAGAATCTAAGAATCATATTGATATTAAATCAGAATACGAAAGTCTCTTGTTTAGAAAAGATAAACCATCAACCTTTAGTGATTCTAAAAATGAAAGTTTCCCAGGTATTATAAAAGGAATTACTGATAGCGGACAATTGCAAGTCTGGACTGAAGATGAGATTGTTAAAACCTTTGACCTTAAGGAAATTAAGTTGTTGTACTAA
- the ftsH gene encoding ATP-dependent zinc metalloprotease FtsH, translated as MAKDNKNLNKKPKLSPYWIYGIIIAVFLSIQIFSGGFGGSTGTQTTPAQFLEYLNQGDVAKIEIVNKREARVYLTKEAKEQAPHKKTKPNSIIPSVTPTPNYKFEFGDLQNFEKEVNEVIKTNNLDTELVYETEQNVWGDFLLTLLPFILIIGVWIFIMRRMSGGGGGGAGGQIFNIGKSKAKLFDEKTDMKTSFKDVAGLEGAKEEVQEIVDFLKFPEKYTALGGKIPKGALLVGPPGTGKTLLAKAVAGEAKVPFFSLSGSDFVEMFVGVGASRVRDLFKQAKEKSPSIIFIDEIDAIGRARGKNNMSGSNDERENTLNQLLTEMDGFGTNTNVIVIAATNRADVLDSALMRAGRFDRQIYVDLPDVRERKEIFEVHLRPLKKEETLDIDFLAKQTPGFSGADIANVCNEAALIAARKGKQAVNKQDFLDAVDRIIGGLEKKNKIITPAEKRAVAFHEAGHATVSWMLEHAAPLVKVTIVPRGRSLGAAWYLPEERLIVHPEQMLDEMCAALGGRAAEKVIFDKISTGALSDLEKVTKQARAMVTVYGLSDKVGNLTYYDSSGQSEYGFTKPYSEKTAELIDMEISNIIEEQYQRAIELLKDNKDKLTELAEVLLDKEVIFKDNLEKIFGKRAFEQPVVLKEEEE; from the coding sequence ATGGCTAAAGACAATAAAAATTTAAACAAAAAACCGAAACTAAGTCCGTATTGGATTTACGGAATTATTATTGCTGTATTTCTATCTATTCAGATTTTTTCTGGCGGATTTGGAGGTTCAACAGGTACACAAACTACACCTGCGCAATTTCTAGAATATTTGAATCAAGGTGATGTTGCCAAAATTGAGATTGTAAACAAGAGAGAAGCTAGAGTTTACTTAACCAAGGAAGCAAAAGAGCAAGCGCCTCACAAAAAAACGAAACCTAATTCTATAATTCCTTCTGTAACACCTACACCAAATTACAAGTTTGAATTTGGTGATCTTCAGAATTTTGAAAAGGAAGTTAATGAGGTTATCAAAACGAATAACCTAGATACCGAACTGGTTTATGAAACCGAGCAAAATGTTTGGGGAGATTTCCTATTAACCTTGTTACCATTCATTCTCATCATTGGTGTCTGGATATTCATTATGCGTCGTATGTCTGGTGGTGGTGGCGGAGGCGCTGGAGGACAGATTTTCAATATTGGAAAATCCAAGGCCAAACTCTTCGACGAAAAAACAGATATGAAGACATCTTTTAAAGATGTTGCTGGTTTGGAAGGCGCAAAAGAAGAAGTTCAAGAGATTGTAGATTTCCTTAAATTTCCTGAAAAATATACGGCTTTAGGTGGAAAGATTCCGAAAGGTGCCTTATTGGTAGGACCTCCTGGAACAGGTAAAACCTTATTGGCCAAGGCTGTTGCCGGCGAAGCAAAAGTGCCATTTTTCTCTTTATCTGGTTCAGATTTTGTGGAGATGTTTGTCGGTGTTGGTGCGTCTCGTGTAAGAGACTTATTTAAACAGGCCAAAGAGAAATCACCTTCAATTATTTTTATTGATGAGATTGACGCCATTGGTAGAGCAAGAGGAAAGAATAATATGTCTGGTTCTAATGATGAACGCGAAAACACCTTGAATCAACTCTTAACGGAAATGGATGGTTTTGGTACTAACACAAACGTCATTGTAATCGCTGCAACCAACAGAGCCGATGTTTTGGATAGTGCCTTAATGAGAGCTGGTCGATTTGATCGTCAGATTTATGTGGATCTTCCAGATGTTAGGGAACGTAAAGAAATTTTTGAAGTGCATTTGCGTCCACTTAAAAAAGAAGAAACCTTAGATATTGATTTCTTAGCTAAACAAACGCCAGGCTTCTCGGGTGCTGATATTGCCAATGTTTGTAACGAAGCCGCTTTAATTGCCGCAAGAAAAGGAAAACAGGCTGTAAACAAACAAGATTTCTTGGATGCTGTTGATAGGATTATTGGTGGTTTAGAAAAGAAAAATAAAATTATAACACCTGCTGAAAAACGAGCAGTTGCTTTCCATGAAGCAGGCCATGCAACAGTGAGTTGGATGTTAGAACATGCCGCTCCATTGGTAAAAGTGACCATTGTCCCAAGAGGCCGTTCTTTAGGTGCTGCATGGTATTTACCAGAAGAGCGCTTAATTGTTCATCCTGAGCAAATGCTGGACGAAATGTGTGCTGCATTAGGTGGTAGAGCTGCTGAAAAAGTAATTTTTGATAAGATTTCAACTGGTGCTTTAAGCGACTTGGAAAAAGTGACCAAACAAGCCAGAGCCATGGTAACCGTTTATGGTTTGAGTGATAAAGTTGGTAACTTAACTTATTACGATTCTTCAGGACAATCTGAATATGGTTTCACAAAGCCTTACAGTGAAAAGACAGCAGAATTGATAGATATGGAGATCTCCAATATTATTGAAGAGCAATATCAACGTGCCATCGAATTATTAAAAGACAACAAAGACAAACTTACCGAATTGGCAGAAGTACTATTGGATAAAGAAGTCATTTTTAAGGATAATCTTGAAAAAATCTTTGGAAAACGTGCTTTTGAACAGCCAGTTGTTCTTAAAGAAGAGGAAGAGTAA
- a CDS encoding SRPBCC family protein, with translation MKLESPRVTLDKSPQETFNFLSDVKNFESLMPENISKFEVLENDKFLFALKGMPEIILKKKEAIPFNKIVLGAAGGKLDFALIATIMDVENNKSDVKLNFEGEFNAMMAMMIKGPISKFIETLVTNMKTEI, from the coding sequence ATGAAATTAGAATCACCAAGAGTAACTCTAGATAAATCACCACAAGAAACCTTTAACTTTCTTTCCGATGTGAAAAATTTTGAAAGCTTAATGCCTGAAAACATAAGCAAATTTGAAGTTTTAGAAAACGATAAATTTCTTTTCGCATTAAAAGGTATGCCTGAAATTATATTGAAGAAAAAAGAGGCGATTCCGTTTAATAAAATCGTTTTAGGTGCTGCTGGTGGAAAATTAGACTTCGCCCTAATAGCGACTATAATGGACGTCGAAAATAATAAAAGTGATGTTAAATTAAATTTTGAAGGTGAATTTAATGCTATGATGGCGATGATGATTAAAGGCCCAATCAGTAAATTTATTGAAACTTTAGTTACGAATATGAAAACTGAGATTTAG
- the rsfS gene encoding ribosome silencing factor, producing MTKENTNADQLITTIIGGIEEVKGKEITILDLREIENTVCDYFIVCEGSSNTQVNAIVNSIQKQVSKTLKDKPWHVEGTENAEWVLMDYVNVVVHVFQKHIREYYDIESLWGDAKTTQIETSY from the coding sequence ATGACGAAAGAAAATACCAATGCTGACCAACTCATTACAACCATTATTGGTGGCATAGAAGAAGTTAAAGGAAAAGAGATTACAATTTTAGATTTAAGAGAAATAGAAAATACTGTTTGTGATTATTTTATTGTTTGCGAAGGTTCTTCCAATACGCAAGTCAACGCAATCGTCAATTCCATACAAAAACAAGTTAGTAAAACACTTAAAGATAAACCTTGGCATGTAGAAGGTACAGAAAATGCCGAATGGGTTTTAATGGATTATGTTAATGTGGTAGTACATGTGTTTCAAAAACATATACGCGAATATTACGACATTGAAAGTCTTTGGGGAGATGCTAAAACCACGCAAATAGAAACAAGTTACTAA
- the pyrE gene encoding orotate phosphoribosyltransferase: MIFNKDTAKQTAEVLLQINAIKLQPNDPFTWASGWKSPIYCDNRIVLSFPRIRNYIRETLAREIEELYGKPDVIAGVATGAIGIGALVADYLNLPFVYVRPEAKKHGRQNQVEGYLEKGQTVVVVEDLISTGMSSLNAVKALNEADVHVKGMVAIFSYGFDVAKKNFEDANVELHTLGNYENLLEQAVDTFYITKDQQDILAQWNADPSKWNAN; the protein is encoded by the coding sequence ATGATTTTTAACAAAGATACCGCTAAGCAAACCGCAGAAGTTTTATTGCAGATAAATGCTATAAAATTACAACCAAATGATCCATTTACGTGGGCTTCTGGCTGGAAATCGCCAATATATTGCGACAACAGAATTGTACTCTCGTTTCCTCGTATTAGAAACTATATTAGAGAAACATTAGCTAGAGAAATCGAAGAACTCTACGGCAAACCAGATGTTATTGCTGGTGTAGCAACAGGAGCTATTGGTATTGGTGCTTTAGTCGCCGATTATTTAAATCTTCCCTTTGTTTATGTAAGACCAGAAGCGAAAAAGCACGGTCGCCAAAACCAAGTAGAAGGTTATCTTGAAAAAGGACAAACCGTTGTTGTCGTTGAAGATTTAATAAGCACAGGAATGAGCAGTCTTAATGCCGTAAAAGCATTAAACGAAGCCGATGTACATGTAAAAGGGATGGTTGCTATTTTCTCTTATGGCTTTGATGTGGCTAAAAAGAATTTTGAAGACGCCAATGTGGAACTGCACACCCTTGGCAATTATGAAAATTTATTAGAACAAGCGGTAGACACCTTTTATATCACTAAAGATCAACAAGACATTTTAGCACAATGGAACGCTGATCCTAGCAAATGGAACGCTAATTGA
- a CDS encoding N-formylglutamate amidohydrolase → MKLVLTCEHGGNKIPNAYKNQFTDKTVLKSHRGFDLGALDLFEHLKPLADASYYSTKSRLLVELNRSLFSRQLFSEFSMRLSKNQKSEILEKHYIPYRTEVEHRIATYMASNEQVLHLSIHSFTPELNGDLRNADVGLLFDSRNIKEQEFCKKLKETLLQQRPNLNLRFNYPYLGKADGFTTFLRKQFPKNYLGIEIEINQKFTYKNSMELELKNIIYKTIDDLKLKS, encoded by the coding sequence GTGAAACTCGTTTTAACCTGTGAGCATGGTGGAAATAAGATTCCAAATGCCTACAAAAATCAATTTACTGACAAAACGGTTTTAAAAAGCCATCGTGGTTTTGATTTGGGCGCGTTGGATTTGTTTGAACATCTCAAACCTTTGGCTGATGCCTCTTACTACAGTACAAAAAGTCGCTTATTGGTTGAATTAAATCGTTCATTATTCAGTAGACAGCTGTTTTCAGAATTTAGCATGCGTTTATCCAAAAATCAAAAATCAGAAATTCTCGAAAAGCACTACATACCTTATAGAACTGAAGTTGAACATCGAATCGCCACCTACATGGCATCCAATGAGCAGGTGCTACATTTATCCATTCATAGTTTCACGCCAGAACTGAATGGAGATTTACGCAATGCTGACGTTGGTTTGCTCTTTGATTCCCGTAATATAAAGGAACAAGAATTTTGCAAAAAATTAAAAGAAACGTTACTTCAACAACGTCCAAATTTGAATTTAAGATTCAATTATCCATATTTAGGAAAAGCAGATGGTTTTACCACATTTTTGAGAAAACAATTTCCTAAGAATTATTTAGGCATTGAAATTGAAATTAATCAGAAATTTACTTATAAGAATAGTATGGAATTAGAATTAAAAAATATTATTTATAAAACAATTGATGATTTGAAGTTAAAAAGCTAA
- a CDS encoding LUD domain-containing protein — MSLFRKFFGKKSDETEEHIPNQERGKYMPEVKLPVDERFTINFKANGGKFLYCENFDEVKESFNAILDENNWQDDKVFLFDQRLSDLFKAFDLNTTKKLSESTYFLSTCEYLISDDGSLLISSNQIAEKKLIELPDHFIIYATTSQFVETIGEGLKGIKAKSKATIPTNITTIKHFKTADDKDFLTYGSSSKNLYLLLLEDL; from the coding sequence ATGAGCTTATTTCGTAAATTCTTCGGAAAAAAGTCTGATGAGACTGAAGAACACATACCTAATCAAGAGCGTGGCAAATACATGCCAGAAGTTAAGCTACCTGTAGATGAACGTTTTACCATAAACTTTAAAGCCAATGGCGGCAAATTTTTGTACTGTGAAAACTTTGATGAAGTAAAGGAAAGTTTTAATGCCATCCTTGATGAAAACAATTGGCAGGATGATAAAGTCTTCTTATTCGATCAACGCTTATCGGATTTATTTAAAGCGTTTGACCTAAATACCACCAAAAAACTTTCAGAAAGCACCTATTTTTTATCGACTTGCGAATATTTAATCTCAGATGATGGTTCGTTATTGATTTCCTCAAATCAAATTGCAGAAAAAAAATTAATAGAATTACCAGACCATTTCATTATTTACGCTACAACAAGTCAGTTTGTTGAAACCATTGGTGAAGGTCTCAAGGGTATCAAAGCCAAAAGTAAAGCGACCATACCAACCAATATCACTACTATAAAGCATTTTAAGACTGCTGACGACAAAGACTTTCTAACTTACGGAAGTAGTTCAAAAAATTTGTACCTACTGCTACTAGAAGATTTATAA
- a CDS encoding NUDIX hydrolase: MYTIYVGDKPIILTTELRKETDFKSFLLKSVNIGKVIKTLNNTDLKAVHLIHKNPDKLLKKFLKLLPNVVAGGGKAYNSKNEILFIYRNDKWDLPKGKAERKESIEETAIREVEEETGVQGLKIVKPLPTTYHIFKRNGKHKIKVTYWFEMKTDFNGKLSPEENEGITKVEWLDEKSSQEALENSYANIRVLV; the protein is encoded by the coding sequence ATGTACACTATTTATGTAGGTGATAAACCTATAATTTTAACTACAGAACTAAGGAAAGAAACCGATTTTAAATCTTTTCTATTAAAATCCGTAAATATTGGTAAGGTGATAAAAACCTTGAATAATACAGATTTAAAGGCGGTACATTTAATTCATAAAAATCCGGACAAACTTTTAAAAAAGTTCTTGAAGTTGTTGCCCAATGTGGTTGCAGGTGGTGGCAAAGCCTATAATTCCAAAAATGAAATACTCTTTATTTACAGAAACGATAAGTGGGATTTACCAAAAGGAAAAGCTGAACGTAAAGAATCGATTGAGGAAACAGCGATAAGGGAAGTGGAAGAGGAGACAGGTGTTCAAGGCCTTAAGATTGTTAAACCATTGCCGACTACGTATCATATTTTTAAGCGGAACGGCAAACATAAAATTAAAGTGACCTATTGGTTTGAAATGAAAACTGACTTTAACGGTAAATTATCACCTGAAGAGAACGAAGGAATAACTAAAGTGGAATGGTTGGATGAAAAGTCTTCACAGGAAGCTCTGGAAAATAGTTATGCTAATATTCGGGTTTTGGTTTAA